In a single window of the Candidatus Binatia bacterium genome:
- a CDS encoding response regulator, with product MEKPKRILLVEDSANDLELTMLALGEHNLANEVDIARDGAEALDYLFRRGSFQTRDQGNPAIVLLDLKLPKIDGFEVLRQIRADLQLKMIPVVALTSSREEQDLIETYKLGINAYVVKPVDFHQFVDAVKKLGVFWMLINEPPPGTA from the coding sequence ATGGAGAAACCCAAACGCATCTTGCTGGTTGAAGACAGCGCCAACGACCTGGAACTCACGATGCTGGCGCTGGGCGAGCACAACCTCGCCAATGAGGTCGATATCGCCCGCGATGGGGCCGAGGCGCTCGACTATCTCTTCCGCCGAGGAAGCTTTCAAACGCGCGATCAGGGCAACCCGGCCATTGTTCTCCTGGACCTCAAGCTTCCCAAGATCGACGGCTTCGAAGTCCTGCGCCAGATCAGAGCCGATCTACAACTCAAGATGATTCCGGTGGTGGCGCTCACCTCTTCGCGCGAGGAACAGGACTTGATCGAGACTTACAAACTCGGCATCAACGCCTACGTGGTGAAGCCGGTCGATTTCCATCAGTTCGTGGACGCCGTCAAAAAGCTGGGCGTCTTCTGGATGCTGATCAACGAACCGCCGCCGGGAACGGCG